Proteins encoded in a region of the Spongiibacter tropicus DSM 19543 genome:
- a CDS encoding anthranilate synthase component II, with amino-acid sequence MKVLIIDNYDSFTYNLYQYIGEILTSEKNRGAVDDFSIVVKRNDELSLEQIRDMQADRIIVSPGPGSPDDEHYFGVCAQVIAELGKTTPLLGVCLGMQGIVHVFGGKVVKAPLPMHGKISPISHNRQGMFANIPDQLEVMRYHSLMAEAESFPECLQLTALVGDFPAREFDNLSRIRQGGDFEIMGIQHRDYPIFGIQFHPESFATEGGKELIRNFLFA; translated from the coding sequence GTGAAAGTACTGATTATCGACAACTACGACTCCTTTACCTACAACCTCTATCAGTACATCGGCGAAATTCTCACCTCCGAGAAAAACCGTGGCGCGGTGGACGATTTCAGCATTGTGGTGAAACGCAACGACGAGCTGAGCCTTGAGCAAATTCGCGACATGCAGGCCGACCGGATTATTGTATCGCCCGGCCCGGGCTCGCCGGATGACGAGCACTACTTCGGTGTTTGTGCGCAGGTGATTGCCGAACTGGGCAAAACCACGCCGCTGCTGGGCGTCTGCCTGGGTATGCAGGGCATTGTCCATGTGTTCGGCGGCAAGGTCGTTAAAGCCCCGTTGCCCATGCACGGCAAAATCAGCCCCATCAGTCATAACCGTCAGGGCATGTTCGCCAACATTCCCGATCAACTGGAAGTAATGCGCTACCACTCACTGATGGCCGAGGCCGAATCCTTCCCCGAGTGCTTGCAACTGACAGCGCTGGTCGGCGACTTCCCGGCCAGGGAATTCGATAATTTATCGCGTATCCGTCAGGGCGGTGATTTTGAAATTATGGGAATTCAGCACCGTGACTACCCTATCTTCGGCATTCAGTTTCACCCGGAATCCTTTGCGACAGAGGGCGGCAAGGAGCTGATTCGCAACTTTCTATTCGCTTGA